The Bradyrhizobium sp. WBAH42 genome includes a window with the following:
- a CDS encoding ArsC family reductase, whose product MPTIIYGIKNCDTMKKARAWLDAHGVAYAFHDYKAAGVEKDRLEQWTDKVGWETLLNRAGTTFKKLPDSDKEGLTEKKALALMLAQPSMIKRPVLEIGSKLLVGFKPDIYAKEVGGKAR is encoded by the coding sequence TTGCCCACCATCATCTACGGCATCAAGAACTGCGACACCATGAAGAAGGCCCGCGCCTGGCTCGATGCCCATGGCGTGGCGTACGCGTTTCACGACTACAAGGCCGCGGGTGTGGAGAAGGACAGGCTCGAGCAGTGGACCGACAAGGTCGGTTGGGAGACCCTGCTCAATCGCGCCGGGACGACCTTCAAGAAGCTCCCCGATTCTGACAAGGAAGGCCTCACCGAGAAGAAGGCGCTGGCATTGATGCTAGCGCAACCATCGATGATCAAGCGGCCGGTGCTCGAAATCGGCAGCAAGCTGCTGGTCGGCTTCAAGCCGGATATCTATGCCAAGGAGGTCGGTGGCAAGGCGCGCTGA